The Orcinus orca chromosome 1, mOrcOrc1.1, whole genome shotgun sequence DNA window TTCCAGAGATTCGCCCTCAACTCGCACCCCACCAGGTTCTGATTACACATAGAGGGTGGGAACTGCCTTAGTGCAGTGGAAACAGTGCCTCTGGTTTCCCAGCACCTCCCTTATTTACGGCTCAAGAATGGGAGCGAAGTTCCTTTATATCAAGGGACCCCAAGGTTGGTAAACATGGATAGAATCACAATTCTCTGCCCTTGCACCGCTGGTCCTGTCCCCCAGTTTGGAGAGATTAGTCTTTCAGGTTACTGGATGGTCCtagaatggggagggggagggaaggtgtACTGATCAAAAGAGCTCACCTGAAAGTCAAGGAACACCTGTGTATACACAGTTTCCCCTTCAATCGCAAGCGCTGGTGTCGTGTCATCTGGAGTGACGAGATAATACTCTGCTTGCCCCTCAGAGTCCGAGTCATGTCCAGCGTCCTCCTGAGTGACcaaatcacacacctggtctcttCCATTGACGGGCTGGTGCATCTCTGTCCTCTCCTCATCCTCCTCAGTTGTCCCATTGCTGTCAGAGCTGCTGTCGGAGACGTGCCTGGCGGTCTTAGGGAAAGTGTCCACCTTCTCATACCCTTGGGAGAGCATGGAGCATACTGTGTGGTCAGCAGTGGGCTCTGGAACACATTCTGCAGGGTTGGTAAAGTATGTAccagcccccttctctctcttgctttgtgcAAGGATCCAAGCTGCTCTGACTCCTAACCCCAGATGAGGCCTAGAGAACTGGAGGAGAAGGTGTTTTCCTGTCTTCCCTCACAGGACTCCATTCCATtaccccttccttcttcctttcaagcattcacttattcattcatttgataagCATTCATCGAGTGTGATATGTGATGGACTTAGGAGCTCTCAGTGAGCAGGACTGGCCCCGTTGAATAAACCATCCTAACTGCCATGACAGGTACTCTGGGGAAACACAAAGGTGAGTTAGACCCGGTCTTGAAGGAGTACACTGTCTACCTGGGGGTCAGATCTATGCATAAATCAACTAATGTAAGGCCAACTGTGTCATAGGAAAAGTATGAGGAAAGTGCAGAAGTGAGAGGAGATGGTCTCTGGTTAGGAAGCAGAGAAGAACTTGTGAAGTGGCAGAATTAAGGTAGGCCTTGACATTGGGGCAGGACTTTGTTGAATGACAGTGTATTCTTGGTGGAAAGAACAGCATGATTAAAGGCAGGCATGAAACCTGAGGCACCCTCTCTTTTGGGAAAGGAtgatacttaaaatatttaacaaccacaATGGTTTGGGCATAGGACAATCAGAATGGGTACCTGCTACGAACACCTGGGTGGATGTCTACTGCCTTCGGGACGTATCAAGCAACCCATTCGATCTAAGTGTAGAATAATAATGGctcacatttattaagtgcccactatgtgtcagtcactgttctaaatgtttttcatgaataaattcatttaacCTGCATAAAACCCCATGAAGCCTAGACGATAACTATTCTTATTtatgtttcacagatgaggaaactggagcacataaatgttaaatatttgccCAAGTAAGTGGGAGGGCCAGGATCTGAATGCAGGTAATCTGGTCCCTGGTGTTCTTAACTGCTACTCAATACTGCCCCCTATGCCCTTTGTGTAGGAAAAAAGTAGACAAAAGGTGTCCTGGCCCAATACTGAGCAATAATCATAGTCATCACCTATTGAGTGCATACTGTGGGTGCTGCCCCACGCAGTCCTCACAGCAACTGAGAGGTTGGTGCCTTCATTTTGCAAagtaaggaaactaaggcttagagactGAATTGCCCAAGATCACTAAAAAGGAGGAGAGCTAGGATAAAAACACAGGATTATCTGACCTCAGGACTCATACACATGACCACTAGATTATCTTGCCTTTTGAGTAACAGACAAAGCCATGAGGAGCCATTGATGGTTTTAGAGCAGTCAGAATTAAGCTTTTCAAAGGGGGAGCAGAAGGGATAGAAAGGAAGAGTTCTGGAGTGGGAATGGCCAGTTAGGAAACTATTAACAATATTTCAGGGAAGAAGTTACAAGGAATGGGAATGTCTGTTAATAAGgacttgttaaataaattaaggtaCATCTGTAGAATGGAATAAATGGGAGTCAGTCTTAATCTACGTATGCTAATATTGCTAGGATCTACTGTTAAGTTAAAAAAGCAGGTTCAGAAAAATGTTATAGATGGCTCCCATATGTGTAATCAAAGGAAGAATATATGGCTTGTAAACGCGTTAAAGTGCTCTGAAAGGATTTAGACATACATATATCTTAACAATGGAGGTCTCTTCAGGGAGAGCTGGAGATTGGGATTTAGAaggagattatttttaatttataccaTGTGAATATGtgacttttcaattaaaaaaagaacctgtttcataaaacaaaatattgatgACAGCATGAACTCAGGCAGTGGCAGAGTCTCCAAAGAGGAAACTCTGGAGAGATAGTGGAGAAATAAAAGAAGCAGACCTTGGGCACTGAGGAGaggtgctgggggagggaggagggacagggaTGACAGTGGTATCCCCAAAACTTTTTTATTCCTCCTCCTGTGCCCAGGGTGCCAAGGAAGGAGGGTTCAGGCTAGGGGAGACCAGGGTCTGTTCTGCCAGCTCTAAGGAGGAAGCTGGTGGGAATCTCCAAAGTCTAACCTCATTTCCATTTCATGCCCCCTTTTTCTTGGTTACACTTTCCCATCAGAAAAGGCTGCAATGTTGGATTTCTGAGCCCCTGGCTCCCCCACACATTCCCTTCTCCTATTCCCTCTCCTTGGGGCATCCCCTCCATGAGAGGTGACATAGGGGTTTTTAAAGCAGGATTTGACTGAGTGGCCAGAGTTTGGAGATTCCTTAGAACTCCAGAGCTTCAGAGTTCAAGGTGGTAATTTAGGACACTGAGATTTGGGACTGGGAGAATAAGGAACAGGCATCTCAGCTCTCCACCCCAACACTCATCAGAACAGCTCCACTTTTACGTGCATTGTGATTTGGGGGTGTTGCATAATATTTTGTTTGAAGAAAGAATTCCTTAGCTTTTTCGAAAATTGGAAAACCACTGCCTCAGTAATACTTATGGGTAATAGGTATCTAAACAGTCTTATGAGTTTTAActaacttttaattttgcttcAGTCACAGATTTACTGTTTCATCTGGTCTTTGTTTCTCCATTCTTGGAGTGGAGACAGTAAATTCATCCTCATCATGGGGCACATTCCAGTGATGGCAGTCAATACCTGAGGAATCCTAGAGACCCCGGAGGAAGGACTAGTTCTCCTAGCTCTGGTTACCATCTTTCAGGAGTTCAGTCTGGTTGTGGCTTTTGTTCTCCAAACCACCTTCCTTTAGCATGCCGCTTGTCAGACTTTAACAGGCATACGATTCACCTacagatcttgttaaaatgcagattcgtGTTCAGTATTCTGGGGTGGTGCCTGAGAGTTGTGTTTCTAACAAGCCCTTGGGTGTACCCACGTTGCTCGTCACACATTGAGTAGCCACACTCTGGAGCTTCCATCTGGCCTGGGAACCCCATAGCCTGTGTCACTGGTGATATATTACCTGATGTGTCAGCTGGAGCCTCAACTTGACTGGAACTGAAGGCTGGGGCTGAACCTGAGAAATCAAGTTAGAGAAGGATTATCATTAGGGCTGTGAGGGGAGAGAGTCGATTCTGTGAGAgtcaaaggagagagagagagatttctgagGACATAGGGAAAAGGCTTTAGGGAGGAGAGTGAACCCTGATGTGAGCACAAGCCCATGGGAAATGTTGGCCAGAGTCTAGGGTCATCTTCAGCTGAGGAGAATTCTCTGGAGTTTCCTGCCATCTCTCTGGAAGGGAGAGCTCTAACCCCTCTGTGGTAGCCACTCATCAGGTTGGTTTGCTGGCTCACAGTAATTCTTCCAGGGACCCTATATATTCTAACCAATCTGTTCTTTCTGGGAACTACTCCATTCCCACTTCAATACTGACATTCTAGAAGGAGCTACCAATCACAAACACTCATTCCATTGCCCACAGTGATTAGTCCAAGCAATAGTCACATGACCTAAAGCTGAGCCAATCAGAGAGATTTCTGAGGTTCTTCAAATTCGAGTTGGAGGGGAAACATctttttccccttcctggtgTCAGAACTACTAGTATGTGTGAGTCTGGAACTACCAGTTGCTGTGTTTTGGTAcattccacccccaccccttcccttcaGCTGGCTGTATTAAGAGAGTTAAGCTGGCTTATAGGGAAAAATAGGGATGAGAGATGGAGAGCTCTGGTGGCTTTTGAGTCTCTGGTGACATTTGTCTCTAGGCCAGCTCTTCTCTTCCTTGCCCATAGACTGATTATGTGAGTCTCCAAATAATAAACCAGTCCCTTgcacctctccccaccctttcTTGTCTAAGctagtttgagttgggtttcaaTTATTTGCAACTAAAGAGTCCCAGCTGACACTCCTCCCCTATCATTCTGAGAAGAAATGAGGTCTTGGGAGAGAAGGGGTAGGAGGGAATTATGAGAGGACAAAGAAGTCTCCAGAGGTCCTAGGGAAATGGCCTCGTACTGGCAGATATCATTGATCTCAGAAACTCACATCgtccttttttcttccaaaagcaCCAGCCAGAGATCCCAAAGCACAGAAGGGTGAAAAGAACCATCAGGGAGATCCCAAACCAAAGTGCTGTCCTTCTCTCAGGTCCTGTGAAGAGGAACTGAGTGATATCAATATAAATAACAAGGGAGTTGGGGCAAGCAAAGGACAAAACATAAAGGCCATCCTACCTGCCTCTTAAAATCCCATACTATTGCGGGAAATattccttttcattcattcattcattctacagctATTTATTGAGCAGTCATATTCCAGGCAAGAAATTATAGCAGTAAGACAGACACTGTCCCTGGGTAGAGAGGTTTATTgcttgcccagtgtcacagagTTTTAAGTacctgagctgggatttgaatgcagGCTGTCAGATCCTAAAACACCCTTATCCATCACACTACACTGCCCCTCTCTATAAATGGCATAAGGACAGTTCTAGAAAGTGAATCCAGATTACTATTGATCGGGGCTCTAAAACCACTTGCCAGACACAGCCTGACCCAGCATTTTCACATCCTGGGTAgaccttcctttttttctacttctctctAGGGAAGAGCAGAGCACAGAACTCAGAGCCTCAATCCCgcttctgctgtgtgaccttggttagTATGACTGAGGAATTAAATtgtctatttaattttaattaattaaaatttaaattaaaaatcagctACTCTATTCCTTATTGAAAAACTGATAAGTATATTTGGAACAActcagatataaatatattttttcaactgCAAATTTTATGAAATCTGAATACAGATCAACTACTGCCCATGAGAATTTAGCATCTGAATTAAGATGCGCTGTAAGTGTAAAGTACATACTGGATTTCAATGACTTAGTAcaaactgaaatgcaaattaTGTCGTGAATAATTCTTTGTATTGACTACATGTTGAATTGATGATAGtttggatatattgagttaaataaaatatatgattaaaattaattttacctgtttctttttgctttttctaatatgactattaaaaatttaaattacctattataatttcattatatttctattggaatGTGCTGCTCTAAAGACTCACTCACACTCCCTCACTGCACTTTATAAAGAACCACTCAGAATGAAAACTCTTGGGTCCACGGACTTAAGGCTCTGAGGTCTGGCTGAACAGGAGAGCAACCTGGACAGAAGTCCCTAGAAAGAAACTGCTGGGAGCTGTTGCTGACAGGATTGCTGGCTCTGCATGTGAAGCTGGGGTGTTTTTCTCCACTTCTCCAGGAGACGCTGAGGTGAGCTCCCCCTTGGGACACAACAGCTCCTTTCTGTAGGGGGCTCCATCTGTATGTCACATTGTGTCCACTGTCCTCCACTGAGCATGTCAGGCTGATCCTGCAGACGCCGTCCTCAGTGAGCCCGAGGCTCCTGGTGACTTTTGGCTTCTTCAGCCTCCCTATGTGAGGAGAAAGGCAAACCAGATGTGGAGTCAGGCCTGCACCCTGGGCAGTTaccattcaaaatatattcatgaaGTTGTGGGTTGACACTGCCTTAGGGCTGGGAAGGTGCCTCCAGGAGTGCACCTGGACTTTTCTTTGATAGATCTAAAATCTCAGACTCATCACTTTACTCATCTTTGGTCCTTGGAAATAGAGGGgttaatgaaaagtgaaaaaagatACCCCATCATTCTATACAGTATACTGTGAAGAACAAGCAAACCAATCAACACAAATAAGCACAACACTTCCAAGTGCACTGAGGCCCTTCAAGGCTTACATTTTGAGGTCCCATCATCTAATTTGTTTCCTTACGTGAGATAAGGAATATGGAGAGGTGAGCACAGCACTGTCAcagagtaagcacttaataaatgttaacaattttaaaagcagcGTAAGACTGGCACTCTTTGTTCccaatttcttattctttttgctTGATCATCTTCCTGGTTCTTTGATACCTGAGTCACAGTAGGCAATAGAAGTGAACTAGTTGACTTGCATATTTTAACAGGACCATGGACAGTGACTCTTTTCTCATGTACTGAGACACCAACATGCCCAAGCAGAGGATAGGTTGACCATGTCTGAATGTTAGAGGTGAAGGAGCTGGcaaatttaaattatacaaacCGTCCAGCTAAGCTCCTGTGAAGCACAGGGCTGAGGAGGAAGACTCTGAGTTCTTTCCCTCACACTCAAGGAAGCCAAGTAGCCTTCCAAGCTCTTGGAGGTCACAGGACAATAAAGGCTTTCTCCTCAGTCTTCTATGATTTTACCCAGCCAGCTCTGCCTTATGCAAAATGATAATGTTCTATAAAAATACAGGTTGGAGAGTTCCTTGTCCTACCCAGTAATCAATGCAGGAGGACAGGGCAAGTACCAGAAGTTGGTTGATTGAGGCTTAACTGGAAGCCTAGAAGAAGGGGGCCTGGGCTAGGGGAATTTGCTCAGCTGCTGATTGTATTGTCCTCCTGTGAACGTACTGGTTTGAACTGAGTAGCTGTCCTGTGGGTCTGAGGCATTTTGTaggaggagggaggtgggctAGGCAGCAAAGAGGAGAAAGCTTTCAGGGAATGAATCGAATGATGGGCGCTCTACTCAGAAACTCACGGTAGATGCTCAGGTTGATGTGTTTTGTGCTGGCAACTCTGGCGTTTGAGCACACATAGGCGTGGTAGGGGCCGGCGTCCTCCATCTTCAACTGGCCAATCTTTAGGGAGTAGTCCTGGCTGGAGACCCACACCGTGCTCTGATTTGGGTCCTTGAACTTAATGAGTTGATTGGCTGTTGCTTCTTCTCCCCGCTCTTCGCTGATAATAGAGGTGTTAAACATCCAGACAACGTTGTCTATGTGCTGACTGTCTGGGAGTGCCAGGGACAGGGTGATGGACTCCCCCAGGATCCCCGCCACTGTCTCCCCCATTGGTCTTCCTCTGGAAGCTCCTAGATCTGTAGCCAGAGGTGAGACATTGCAGTTTCAGCCACTGGTCTCGATCCCTTGACCCTCAGCCTGCCTGAAGGGGACCATAGCCTGATACACCCTCCTGCCCAGgcctccttccccctttctctgATGAGGCATCCCTGCTGCTTTCCCATGACCACTTGTCATGCACAGGTATGCACCTGGCTCTGCCTATTGCATACCCAGtcctctcctgccctctctgCCCTTCTAAGGACACCCTAGGAGACACCCCTACCCAAGCAAAGAGAAATCTGGATTTCTGCATCCatactctctttccctctcttgtgtTATAGACCCTTGGAGTTTCAGAGTGCCCTGGGAGTTCCCAAGTCCCCTACCAGTCTCTCTCAGGCTCCTGAGGGTAGAGAAAAAGGGATTTTCGGGCCTGTTCTCTTACCTCCCTACCTCATCTGTGTCCTGCCAGAATCCTGGGATTTAGACTCTGTAGCTGCTTAGACTGTTTCTGGAATCCCCTGGAGGGCCTCAGTGGAGCCAGTTACCTGTACAGAACTGCCAGGCATGGACAGGGCGGGAGCTGCTCTGGCTGACGGGGTTCTTGGCTCTGCAGATGTATGGCAGGTTTGGGTCACAGGGCAACCAAGAGATGGTGAGACTAGGCCCCCCCCAGGATTCAGAAGCATGGGGATCCCTCGAAGTCCAGTAGTACTGAACATCTTCCCCTGCCCCCTTCACGGAGCATACAAGGGTGATGTTACAGGAGGCGTTCTCAGACATGTTCACAGACATCATGGTGACTTGGGGTTCCTGCAGCTGTTCTGCAGGAACAAGGGCAATAGGAAGACTATTCAGACTCCTTCCCCAGCAGGAAAGGGCTAAGTGAAAAATATGGTGTTGGTAGAAGAGCTGGGGGCCAAAGGAAGAGGCCAGCATTATCTGTTCCAGtggcaagtctttttttttcctctttgtatccCATGCAAGCTAGGTTGATTGCCTTTCCTCAGTGCTTCCATAGTATCCTCTACAGCTGTTATCACCAAGACTCAACATGGCAATAGTCTgattattctctctctcccccaccagtTAGTGAATTCCTTGAGGACAGAGCCAGTGTCTGTGTCTGAACATCTAACATCTGCCTGGTCCATGAAAGACACTCAtgaatgtttggtaaataaatggatgaatgagccAGCCTCAAACACGGGGGATTTGGAAGCTCTGCCTCTATAATTTGAGTTGCCTTTTGGTCTAGATTTGGGACCCACTGTGCTTCCAGACTTTCTTCCtggtcctctcctttccttttgttcCATCTCCTCTGTTcacagcctgtgtgtgtgtgtgtgtgtgtgtgtgtgtgtgtgtgtgtgtaagttcattttcttttttgaataggcaatacatacataaaattgaAATTGCAAAGATACAAAAAggtacatatgcacacacaaagaaacaagctTTCTTGCCCCAGCCACCTAGTTCCTCTCCCCAGGAATTATTGTTCTTGGAGGCAATTACTGTTATGAGAGTCTTGTTGATCTTTCCAGAGATATTCTAGTtgtagacacacatatatataatagcatGCTGTACATATTGTccttaagcttttaaaaattttaatgatatatcTGGGAAATTGTTGTATGTTAGTACATATTAAGTTGATTCATTCTATTTCTGTTAATTGCATAGAATTCCATTTCTTTAATATATCCAGAGCACCCTAAAATATCAATCAGAAAGGTCAAACAATCCAATAGAAACACGGTGTTATAGGCTAAATTCTGTCCCCACAAAGTTCGTATGCTGAAATTCTAACCCCAAGTACCTCAGagtgtgattgtatttggatataagactgtatttggaaacggaggtaattattttaaaatagggtcATTAGGATGGTCCCTAATCCAACAtgtctggtgtccttataagacgaGGAGATTAGGACAGAGACAACATAGACAGAGAGACAACCGTATGAGGACATAGGGACAGAAGGTGGCCGTATACAAGCCAGggaaagaggcctcagaagaaggCCTCATGACCAGCCCCAgatttgtgagaaaataaatctctgtggTTTAAGTTACTCAGTCTGTGCTATTTTGTTATCGCAACCCTAGCAAACCAACACAGATTTTGGCACCAGAACTGGGGTGCTGCTATAATGAATACCCAAAAATATTGAAGTGGCTTTGGAACTGGTTAACTGATAGAGGCTGGAAGAGTTTTAAGGTGCATGTTAGAAAAAGCCTAGATTGTCTTCAAGAGACAGTTCATAGAAATGTGGATGTTAAATGTGATTCTGGTAAgagctcagaaagaaaagaagagatctGTAAAGAAAATTTCTATTATCTCAGAGATAGACATATTATTGTCAATATAACATTGatagaaatataaacattaaacGTGTGGCTGGTAAGGTAATAGTTGAAAAATGAAGAGCCTGTTATTGGAGGAAAGGTGATACTTATAAAGTGGAAAAGAACTTAGACAAATTATGTTCTAGTATATTGTAGAAAGCAGAACATTTAAGTGATGAACTGGGTATTTAGTTAAGGAGATCTCCAAGCAAAGCGTTGAGGGCACTGcctgttttctccttttgcttGTAGTAAAATGTGAGAGAAGAAAGATAAATCGAGGAAGGAAGtgttaagaaagaagaaaccagaatttaaagatttggaaaattctcagcctatctATAGAGCAAAAAATGAGAATTTGTGTCTGGGGAAAACACTGAGAGTATGGATAGACAATGGTGTAATTCAAGGATCCAGTCAACCATTTCAGTAGAAATTCTGCCACCTTGGACTGAAGGGACACAGATGGGACAAAATGAAGGAAGGCTGTCAGATTTGGGGGATTTTACAGGATAAGCCAATAGAGATGTCCAGCTGAGACCATGCTTTATCcttcaagaaaagggaagaatgacCCCAAGGGCAGTTCAGAGGTCGACAGGTCTGCCACTGGCACCACAGGCCTAAAGGTCATAGGCCCAGGGGCCGTTGGTGGCGTGGTTTCCTCCTTGGTTCCAGGGGGCAGGGCTGctggccagggcccagggccaaGGAGGTATGGTTGCCACCCCAGTGGACCAGGAGGATAAATCATAGAGCCAAAGGGGATTATTCTCAGATCTAAGAAGATGTggagacttccctcgtggcgcaattgttaagaatccgcctgccaatgcaggggatacggatttgagtcctggtccgggaagatcccacatgccgtggagcaactaagcccgtgcaccacaactactcagcccgcgcgcctagagcccatgctccacaacaagagaagccacctcaatgagaagcccacgcgccacaatgaagagtggcccctgctcgctgcaactagagaaagctgacatgcagcaacaaaaaacccaatgcagccaaaaataaatatataaataaataaaatttattaaaaaaaaaagaaaatacatcatcaaagaaaaaaaagatgtggtacatatatatacaatggaatattactctgccataaaaaaagaatgaaataatgccatttatagcaacatggatggacctagagattgtcatactgagtgaagtaagtcagacagagaaagacaaatatcgtatgacatcactcatatgtggaatctaaaaaaagggtacaaatgaacttatctacaaaatagaaatagagtcacggatgtagaaaataaacttatggttaccaggtggtaagggggggataaattggattgacatatacacactactatatataaaatagataactaccccaataaaaataaaaaaaaatctaatagaaTTTGCCCTAATAGGTTTTAGACTTGTTTGGGACCTGTGACCCATTTCTTCTTTCAgatttctcccttttggaatgcAAATGTCTATGTTGTGCCTGTCCCATCATGAAAGCAGGTAACTTGTCTGGTTTCAAAGGTTCACAactggagaggaattttgcctAGGATGACTTATACCTCAAGTCTCACTTATACATGATTTAGATGATATCTAGATAAGATTTTGGACTTGATGTTGGAATGGGTTAAGACTTTGGGAGCTGTCGAGATGGGGTGAATGTATTTTGTGAGAAAGACATGAGTTCTGGGGGACCAGAGGGCagagtgttatgggctgaatcaaaattcatatgttgaattcaTAATCCCtattacctcagaatgtgactgtatctggagatagagattttaaagagataattaagttaaaatggggtTATAATGTGGGCCtgaatccagtatgactggtgtccttgtaaaaagAGGAGACTAAGACACAGACAACACAGATAGAGGGacgaccatgtgaggacacatcaagaaggtggccatctgcaagccaaggcatgagtctcagaagaaatcaaacttGCTGacaccctgaccttggacttctaccctctagaattgtgagaaaataaatttttgttgtttaaaccactcaaTCTGatcttttgttatggcagctctagcagctaatacagatggatggataaaggatATTAACACAGAGAGAGAATCCACATggcagaaaacagaatccaaataGCTCTTAAACACAGTTTGGCTGTTCTTCGCTCTTGACATCTGTATTTATGGAATTGGGGGAAAAGGACCAATGTGATAGTTCTCTTTGTCCTAGAGAGATTAATTCCTGGAGAGGGAAAAaccctgcttttaaaaataaaaggtcaaaaCCCACAGACGCTCTCTGGAACTCACCATAGATAGACAGGGTGAATTTCTCACTTGTGGTGACTTTAGAATTCTTTTGGTTTATCTGGGCTTTGTAGGATCCTGCATCTTTCAGAGTCAGCTTGTTGATAGACAAGGAGTTGTTCTGGGTGACGTTTATTCGCCCCtggtagcttttgtctattaagATAATCTTTCCGCTTGCATCTGCTAAAGCCAAAGCTTGTTGGGGACCACTCCAGGTGATGTGCTCaatttctgcatctactgaaatgTTCAGGGACAGAATCACCGAACCCCCTAGAATCCCTTTCACCACTGTTGGTGTTGTGTCCTTTTCAGAGGCTCCTAGCCCTGCAGAGAAAAAAGAGGGACTTGGAGGAGGAGCTGGAGTCCTCAAGCCAgcgttcatttgtttgttcatttattcatgcatgtgtacattcattcattcaataaacacatATTGGCAATAAATGCCAGATGTTGAgaaatgaaatgatattttggCTGTCCTCCCTCTAGGTCCATTGCTTAGCAAATGGacctcattcatccattcattcacttccCAAACATTCTCTCCCAGGAATGTAGCTACAATAATCAGTAAAACAGACTTTATAGGTTTCTATTCCTACAGGGAAATTAGCATTGTGGCTTTCAACGAATTTCTAAATTTCTCTGAGAATCAGTCTACACATCTGTAAGACAGAAATGTTCACACCTGTACCATCTTCCTCCAGGAATGTGGTAGAGATGAAATAAAATCAGGTTGCTGTAAATCATAAAGAACTAATGAAGTAAAAATATGgagcatctttaaaaaaacaagatggattgatggatggcTAAAAGGGTGGATAGATGAATAGGTGTGTGAtaaaggaagtaaagtaaaacacCAGTGATAGAACTGAGCTGGGAGGTATCTGCATGTTCACTGCAAAATTCTTTCGAGTTTTCTGTACGTTTGAGAA harbors:
- the LY9 gene encoding T-lymphocyte surface antigen Ly-9 isoform X4, which encodes MASPGRQTDGWALQTLSNKPPESQPHIFSPFLWISLLFLLMGLGASEKDTTPTVVKGILGGSVILSLNISVDAEIEHITWSGPQQALALADASGKIILIDKSYQGRINVTQNNSLSINKLTLKDAGSYKAQINQKNSKVTTSEKFTLSIYEQLQEPQVTMMSVNMSENASCNITLVCSVKGAGEDVQYYWTSRDPHASESWGGPSLTISWLPCDPNLPYICRAKNPVSQSSSRPVHAWQFCTDLGASRGRPMGETVAGILGESITLSLALPDSQHIDNVVWMFNTSIISEERGEEATANQLIKFKDPNQSTVWVSSQDYSLKIGQLKMEDAGPYHAYVCSNARVASTKHINLSIYRRLKKPKVTRSLGLTEDGVCRISLTCSVEDSGHNVTYRWSPLQKGAVVSQGGAHLSVSWRSGEKHPSFTCRASNPVSNSSQQFLSRDFCPGCSPVQPDLRALRPERRTALWFGISLMVLFTLLCFGISGWCFWKKKGRCSAPAFSSSQVEAPADTSEYLSWQLGWFIQRGQSCSLRAPKSITYHTR